Within Diabrotica virgifera virgifera chromosome 7, PGI_DIABVI_V3a, the genomic segment ttaaaaatctcaaagttttgCTAAAAGGTATCTCTTTCGGCCGTCATTCTGTCCTTGTTGTCGATATCCAGCCCGCGGCCAGCCAGCAGGTAAAGAAACCCTGTCGGTAGGatcaaagaatactccatccaacaagaagcgaaagcGTGGAATATTTCGGGCTCCAAATTTCTTTGCGCATGACCATGCGCCATGTTTGATGTTTGATCGTTGCTCGCATTCAAGGCGTAACGGCTGTTTATCTATGTACATGTGTTTGTGACAAGTGACAATTTGTTTGTGTAAATTTTCGTGTTTGGcgttttcataatattttataattgttgaaaaaagtatattaatattaaaaattattaaaataaactataaTTGTGATGGCTGCACGCAAAGGTGGAATTTCTTGTGTGGTTCGTGGATGCCAGACTAGATCTGGGGAACAAATAAGTCTTTTTTCAATACCACGAGATCGTAGCAGGTAAACAAATCAAATTTGATATTAAAACGCGCTACAAAAGTTATCTGaacattaatattttaattcaatacatttttttatagagcTGAATTATGGCTAAAAGCTGCAATTAGGGAAGATTTACTTTCAAAGGATGTCAATGAATTGCACAAAAATTATAGAATGTGTGAGAAACACTTTCAACCACATTTTATATCGAAGGGGGGAAacgtaagaaaaaatttatttatacaagctCATCCTACGATATTCCCATACAACCaagatgtacagctggttccaaaaaaactgatacgactcttagtaagatttgatcattttgagcagtgtatgattggtctgacattatattatatttattatgacagacaaataataaaataaacaaacaaacagccattttttgaggttgaagttatttgacaaattttaagatttggcagtgacagttaCAGTAtttaaataataagtatttatccgtcaaaatataataaatgaaatataattaaactcatatttattatatcacacctcaccaaaagctttttacaagaacatagtcagtgattttgatatggcttagagccagactacatcaagatcgcctataaatcgtgctggtaatcgctTTGTTGCGagaccaaaaaaaaagaagaagaagaagaaaatacactgctcaattttctacaaaatgcgctttaagagtcgtatcagttttttttggaaccagctgtacaatcTGCAGATGAACCCTTAAGAAAAATCATAAGACTTGAAACACAGATTGAAGGTAGGTACAGcttatttattcacaataattaCAGTGCCTCATAAAagtcatataaaaataagtacagtagaaaaaatgaaaaaatacccataAACAgtcatataaaacacgctgtattttcctgtcactgtgtcacaaaaaaaattgaccagcgcaagtacttgtaataattattgttacatgtactttcactggacaattttctttgtgacacggtgacagtaaaatacagtgtgttttatatgttcgttcatgggtattctttcatttttctgactgtatcTGCTTGTATATGTACTGCTTATACATATGTACAGTGAAGTGATCTAATAACCTGCAGAATAATGCaagagatggaaaacataatacattgtgaagtaaagagaggtggaaattatcaatataaatgtataaattaacattacattacatagtttcccagcTTTAGAAATATAGAAGGAATATGACTACTGTTActatgacaggagaattttataaaatactccccTCACAGActactaaaggtgggaaactatgtaatgtaatgttaatttataagtTTATACTGATAATTTCCACCCATACTAATTTCACCTCTATTTACTTCGCAATGtacatattatgttttccatcttttgcgttattctgccggttattagcacgctcatcactgtataagttGTTTGTTGTTTTTCATCATAACATAAACAGGATCTAGAATTTTgaaatttaataatcttttatcAACCTTTAGACACCATTTTGCAACTTGTATTTTATAAGAACATATCTTATGGTTACATA encodes:
- the LOC126888024 gene encoding 52 kDa repressor of the inhibitor of the protein kinase-like gives rise to the protein MAARKGGISCVVRGCQTRSGEQISLFSIPRDRSRAELWLKAAIREDLLSKDVNELHKNYRMCEKHFQPHFISKGGNVRKNLFIQAHPTIFPYNQDVQLVPKKLIRLLVRFDHFEQCMIGLTLYYIYYDRQIIK